One part of the Gossypium raimondii isolate GPD5lz chromosome 1, ASM2569854v1, whole genome shotgun sequence genome encodes these proteins:
- the LOC105786203 gene encoding BTB/POZ domain and ankyrin repeat-containing protein NOOT2 produces the protein MSSLDESLRSLSLDYLNLLINGQAFSDVTFSVEGRLVHAHRCILAARSLFFRKFFCGPDPPAGLDPVGSRMNRGGGSTAGSRPGVIPVNSVGYEVFLLLLQFLYSGQVSIVPQKHEARPNCSERACWHTHCTSAVDLALDTLAAARYFGVEQLALLTQKQLASMVEKASIEDVMKVLIASRKQDMHQLWTTCSHLVAKSGLPPEVLAKHLPIDVVAKIEELRLKSSLTRRSLIPHHHHHHHHHPHPHHDLTAAADLEDQKIRRMRRALDSSDVELVKLMVMGEGLNLDEALALHYAVENCSREVVKTLLELGAADVNYPAGPAGKTPLHIAAEMVSPDMVAVLLDHHADPNVRTVDGVTPLDILRTLTSDFLFKGAVPGLTHIEPNKLRLCLELVQSAAMVISREEGSVNPPTSTAIYPPMSDEHNSSSSGNNLANLNLDSRLVYLNLGATASTQMGSRMEGDDDSSHNSQREAMNRHDPTMYHHSHDF, from the exons ATGAGTAGCCTTGACGAGTCTTTAAGATCTCTCTCCCTCGACTACCTCAACCTCCTCATCAATGGCCAAGCTTTCTCTGATGTAACTTTCAGTGTAGAGGGTCGGTTAGTTCATGCCCACAGGTGTATTTTAGCTGCAAGGAGTCTCTTCTTTAGGAAATTCTTCTGCGGACCTGATCCTCCAGCTGGTTTAGACCCGGTTGGTTCGAGGATGAACCGAGGAGGCGGATCAACAGCAGGGTCTAGGCCCGGTGTTATACCCGTGAACTCAGTGGGATATGAAGTGTTCTTGCTATTGTTACAGTTCTTGTATAGTGGCCAGGTCTCTATTGTGCCTCAAAAGCATGAGGCAAGGCCTAATTGTAGTGAAAGAGCGTGTTGGCATACACATTGCACCTCTGCCGTTGATCTTGCGCTTGACACTCTTGCTGCCGCTAGATACTTTGGTGTTGAACAGCTTGCATTGCTTACTCAG AAACAATTGGCCAGTATGGTGGAGAAGGCTTCAATTGAAGATGTTATGAAAGTACTAATAGCTTCAAGAAAGCAAGACATGCACCAACTTTGGACTACTTGTTCCCACCTAGTGGCCAAATCAGGTCTACCACCAGAAGTTCTCGCCAAACATCTGCCCATAGATGTGGTGGCCAAAATCGAAGAGCTGCGTCTCAAGTCATCTCTAACAAGACGGTCCTTAATccctcatcatcatcatcatcatcatcatcaccccCACCCCCACCATGATCTCACCGCGGCTGCTGATCTTGAGGACCAGAAGATTCGAAGGATGAGAAGGGCATTAGACTCTTCGGATGTTGAACTAGTCAAGCTCATGGTGATGGGAGAAGGTCTGAATCTTGATGAAGCTTTGGCTTTACACTATGCTGTCGAGAACTGCAGCCGGGAAGTAGTTAAGACCTTGTTAGAGCTTGGTGCGGCTGATGTTAACTACCCGGCGGGGCCTGCAGGAAAAACCCCACTTCACATTGCAGCGGAAATGGTATCACCAGATATGGTTGCGGTGCTTTTAGACCACCACGCAGACCCTAATGTAAGAACCGTTGATGGGGTGACTCCTTTAGACATCCTTCGAACACTAACTTCAGATTTCTTGTTCAAAGGTGCGGTGCCGGGGCTAACTCACATCGAACCAAATAAGCTTAGGCTATGTCTTGAGCTTGTTCAATCAGCAGCTATGGTTATCTCGCGTGAAGAAGGGAGCGTAAATCCACCAACTTCAACTGCAATTTACCCACCAATGAGTGATGAACATAATAGCAGTAGCAGTGGAAACAACCTTGCTAACCTCAATTTGGATTCAAGGTTGGTTTATCTCAATCTTGGTGCTACAGCTTCAACTCAAATGGGATCAAGAATGGAGGGTGATGATGATAGCAGCCACAACAGTCAAAGAGAAGCCATGAATCGACATGACCCAACAATGTACCATCACTCTCATGACTTCTAG